The following proteins are encoded in a genomic region of Cryptomeria japonica chromosome 11, Sugi_1.0, whole genome shotgun sequence:
- the LOC131038114 gene encoding zeatin O-xylosyltransferase produces MNWGPMDSDEISSAEIHVVVMPLLAQSHMNQLLHFCTAIAGRGLSVSFVATSTHIHQVRHRFEGWNLHNFNIRFEELPMSELPDGEPSAGSTHMFPVHLASLFDCADLLRPQMDSFLCKICSSNIQKVVMVYDVHMGWVQPLADKYEIPAYEYMPVGIYPALWFAHKRIGTEFAGLEFSSLKVPLFRTITEQHLRFLEHQESFRGPAKGTIFNTFRAIEPVRFIDLAEERKVFGDKPVWTVGPLLPQQLLSEEPAAALRTDCECTRWLDNHPPASVLYVSFGSVSSLPAEQIQEVAVGLERSGQPFVWVLRSSDTSSFSAEADSNGICEFLPEGYESRIRGRGFIVTKWAPQLEILFHNSTGGFLTHCGWNSTVESICAGVPIVAWPLHSDQFANAKLLACELKIGVEVKEWSNTEEYEMVSAEEVQVAVKRLMVSEEGMQMRKRAQDLRAQTRMAIADGGSSSDQFDSLIDHFSH; encoded by the coding sequence ATGAATTGGGGTCCAATGGATTCAGATGAAATTAGTTCTGCAGAAATCCATGTCGTGGTGATGCCTCTCCTCGCACAGAGTCACATGAATCAGCTCCTGCATTTCTGCACAGCCATAGCCGGACGAGGACTAAGCGTATCGTTCGTGGCCACCTCCACCCATATTCACCAGGTCCGCCACCGTTTCGAAGGTTGGAACCTTCACAACTTCAATATTCGTTTCGAGGAACTGCCCATGTCAGAATTACCAGATGGAGAGCCCAGCGCTGGAAGCACACATATGTTTCCCGTCCATCTGGCTTCTCTATTTGATTGCGCGGACCTCCTACGCCCTCAAATGGACAGCTTTCTATGCAAAATCTGTTCCTCCAATATCCAGAAAGTCGTGATGGTGTACGATGTGCATATGGGATGGGTTCAGCCATTGGCCGACAAGTATGAAATTCCAGCCTATGAATACATGCCTGTGGGAATTTATCCCGCACTCTGGTTTGCCCATAAACGGATCGGCACTGAATTCGCAGGGTTAGAGTTTTCGAGTCTTAAAGTGCCGCTTTTCCGGACCATAACTGAACAACATTTGAGGTTCTTGGAGCACCAGGAATCGTTCCGCGGGCCTGCTAAAGGAACAATCTTCAACACATTCCGAGCAATTGAACCAGTACGATTCATTGACTTGGCCGAGGAGAGGAAAGTTTTTGGCGACAAGCCTGTGTGGACAGTGGGTCCTCTCCTTCCCCAACAATTGTTGAGCGAGGAACCGGCTGCGGCATTGAGGACGGATTGCGAGTGCACGAGATGGTTAGACAACCATCCTCCGGCGTCCGTTTTGTACGTCTCTTTTGGCAGCGTTTCTTCTTTGCCCGCAGAACAAATCCAGGAAGTGGCAGTGGGATTGGAGCGCAGTGGACAACCTTTCGTGTGGGTACTTAGGTCCTCCGACACATCCAGTTTTTCCGCGGAAGCGGATTCGAATGGGATATGTGAGTTTCTGCCTGAAGGGTACGAGAGCCGAATACGAGGACGCGGCTTTATTGTGACCAAGTGGGCGCCTCAGCTTGAGATACTGTTCCACAACTCCACGGGAGGATTTTTAACACATTGTGGGTGGAATTCGACGGTGGAGAGCATCTGCGCAGGAGTGCCCATTGTCGCCTGGCCTCTGCATTCCGATCAGTTCGCCAACGCTAAGCTTTTAGCTTGCGAGTTGAAGATAGGTGTGGAAGTGAAGGAATGGAGTAATACAGAGGAGTACGAGATGGTAAGTGCGGAGGAGGTCCAAGTGGCCGTGAAACGATTGATGGTGAGTGAGGAGGGAATGCAAATGCGGAAGAGGGCGCAGGATTTGAGAGCTCAAACCCGGATGGCGATTGCGGATGGAGGCTCTTCGTCCGACCAATTCGATTCCCTTATCGATCACTTCTCCCATTAA